In the genome of Triticum urartu cultivar G1812 chromosome 5, Tu2.1, whole genome shotgun sequence, one region contains:
- the LOC125511010 gene encoding cell division cycle 5-like protein, translating to MRIMIKGGVWKNTEDEILKAAVMKYGKNQWARISSLLVRKSAKQCKARWYEWLDPSIKKTEWTREEDEKLLHLAKLMPTQWRTIAPIVGRTPSQCLERYEKLLDAACAKDENYEPNDDPRKLRPGEIDPNPESKPARPDPVDMDEDEKEMLSEARARLANTRGKKAKRKAREKQLEEARRLASLQKRRELKAAGIDNRHKKRKRKGIDYNAEIPFEKRPPPGFYDTVGEDRPLELVQFPTTIEELEGRRRVDVEAQLRKQDIAKNKILQRQDAPAAIMQANKLNDPEAVTRRSKLMLPPPQISDIELEEIAKMGNAGDPALAEELGEGSTATRTLLANYSQTPRLGMTPLRTPQRTPGGKGDAIMMEAENLARLRESQTPLLGGDNPELHPSDFSGVTPRKKEMQTPNPMATPLASPGPGVTPRIGMTPSRDGNSFGLTPKGTPFRDELHINEEVEMQDSAQLELRRQAELRKGLRSGFASIPQPKNEYQIVMPPITEENEESEEKIEEDMSDRLARERAEEQARQEALLRKRSKVLQRSLPRPPAASVEILRQSLIKGGESRSTFVPPTSLEQAVELINEELLRLLEHDNAKYPLDEQIQRDKKKGSKRQANTAAFVPEIEGFDEHELKEASSMVEEEIQYLRVAMGHENESFEDFVKSHDACQEDLMFFPTNNSYGLASVAGNTDKISALQHEFEMVKKRMDDEAKKASRLEQKIKLLTQGYQARAAKLGSQIQDTFKQMNTAATELECFQELQKQEQMAGAYRVRNLAEEVNKQKALEQTLQSRYGDLLSGYQSIQGQLEEHKRLLNLQKEAIEAENRAKEEEAAAQNRAKEEEAAAQSRAKEEAAAQNRAKEEEAAALNCGKVEEASAQDGAAEEENERKNHGIEEESGQTRVANEEAAGSKEIIGDQMDVDNADAAGELVGPIPPLPDAQVDNDGASVEQSTSNAKSGENVAMNEGAVDKVDSSKLDGQDNTNGSMDVDAGSQEEGNNVPAAPDATIVDVGNTPVSSDQAVSNEESDVVPE from the exons ATGAGGATCATGATCAAGGGCGGGGTGTGGAAGAACACCGAGGACGAGATCCTCAAGGCGGCCGTGATGAAGTACGGCAAGAACCAGTGGGCGCGCATCTCCTCGCTGCTCGTCCGCAAGTCCGCCAAGCAGTGCAAGGCCCGCTGGTACGAGTGGCTCGACCCCTCCATCAAGAAG ACTGAGTGGACAAGGGAAGAGGATGAGAAGCTGCTCCATCTTGCTAAGCTCATGCCTACTCAATGGAGGACTATTGCACCTATCGTGGGTCGAACACCATCCCAGTGCCTCGAGCGTTATGAAAAATTGCTCGATGCTGCCTGTGCAAAGGATGAGAATTATGAGCCTAATGATGACCCAAGAAAGTTGCGACCTGGGGAGATTGATCCAAACCCCGAGTCAAAACCTGCACGTCCGGATCCTGTTGACATGGATGAAGATGAAAAGGAAATGCTTTCTGAGGCAAGGGCTCGCTTGGCTAACACCAGGGGTAAAAAGGCAAAACGGAAGGCAAGAGAGAAACAGCTTGAAGAGGCGAGGCGGCTTGCATCACTGCAAAAAAGGAGAGAACTGAAGGCAGCTGGTATTGACAACCGGCACAAGAAAAGGAAGAGAAAGGGAATTGACTATAATGCTGAGATCCCTTTTGAAAAGAGACCCCCTCCAGGCTTTTATGATACAGTGGGTGAGGACAGGCCACTTGAGCTTGTGCAGTTTCCAACTACCATCGAGGAGCTTGAAGGGAGGAGACGAGTGGATGTAGAGGCTCAGTTAAGAAAGCAAGACATTGCCAAGAACAAGATTCTGCAGAGGCAGGATGCCCCTGCCGCAATAATGCAAGCAAATAAACTCAATGACCCAGAAGCTGTCACAAgaaggtccaaactaatgcttcCACCACCCCAAATTTCTGATATTGAATTGGAGGAGATTGCTAAGATGGGCAATGCTGGCGATCCTGCTCTAGCCGAGGAGCTTGGTGAAGGAAGTACTGCTACTAGGACACTGCTTGCAAATTATTCCCAGACTCCAAGGCTTGGTATGACACCATTGCGAACCCCGCAACGAACGCCAGGTGGGAAAGGTGATGCTATTATGATGGAGGCAGAGAATCTTGCACGTCTAAGGGAATCACAAACACCTCTTTTAGGAGGCGATAACCCAGAGCTTCATCCATCAGATTTCTCTGGCGTTACACCACGTAAGAAAGAGATGCAGACTCCAAATCCCATGGCAACACCTCTGGCTAGCCCTGGCCCTGGTGTTACCCCAAGGATTGGTATGACACCGTCCAGAGATGGAAATTCCTTTGGGTTAACTCCAAAAGGGACCCCCTTCAGGGATGAGCTTCACATAAATGAAGAGGTGGAAATGCAAGACAGCGCACAGCTTGAGCTTCGTCGGCAAGCAGAGTTAAGAAAAGGTCTGCGATCTGGTTTTGCTTCTATTCCACAGCCTAAGAATGAGTACCAGATAGTTATGCCACCTATCACAGAGGAGAACGAAGAATCTGAAGAGAAAATTGAGGAAGATATGTCAGACAGGTTAGCACGAGAAAGGGCCGAGGAACAAGCAAGGCAGGAGGCATTGCTCAGAAAGAGGTCCAAAGTGTTGCAGAGGAGTTTGCCTAGGCCACCTGCGGCTTCAGTGGAGATTCTCCGGCAGTCTCTGATTAAAGGTGGTGAAAGCAGAAGTACCTTTGTGCCTCCTACATCACTTGAACAAGCTGTTGAGCTAATAAATGAGGAGCTCCTTAGGCTCCTTGAGCATGATAATGCTAAATATCCGCTTGATGAACAGATTCAGAGAGATAAAAAGAAAGGAAGCAAGCGTCAGGCAAACACAGCAGCTTTCGTCCCTGAAATCGAAGGTTTCGATGAGCATGAACTAAAAGAG GCAAGTTCTATGGTTGAGGAGGAGATTCAGTATCTTCGTGTGGCCATGGGCCATGAAAATGAATCTTTTGAGGATTTTGTAAAGTCACATGATGCATGCCAAGAGGACCTTATGTTTTTCCCTACTAACAACAGCTATGGTCTTGCTAGTGTTGCTGGAAATACTGATAAAATTTCTGCCTTGCAACATGAGTTTGAAATGGTGAAGAAGAGAATGGAtgacgaagcaaagaaggcttcTCGGCTTGAGCAGAAGATCAAGCTGCTGACACAAGGTTACCAG GCGCGGGCTGCAAAATTGGGGTCACAGATCCAGGACACCTTCAAGCAGATGAATACTGCGGCAACAGAACTTGAATGCTTCCAAGAGTTGCAGAAACAAGAACAGATGGCTGGTGCCTATCGTGTGAGAAATTTGGCTGAAGAAGTGAATAAACAGAAGGCACTGGAACAGACTCTCCAAAGCCGCTATGGTGATCTGTTGTCTGGTTACCAGAGCATCCAAGGACAACTTGAGGAGCACAAGAGGCTACTTAACCTACAGAAGGAGGCAATAGAGGCAGAAAACCGTGCCAAGGAGGAGGAAGCTGCAGCTCAAAATCGCGCCAAGGAAGAGGAAGCTGCAGCTCAAAGTCGTGCCAAGGAGGAAGCTGCAGCTCAAAatcgcgccaaggaggaggaagcTGCAGCTCTAAATTGCGGCAAGGTGGAGGAAGCTTCAGCTCAAGATGGTGCTGCTGAGgaagaaaatgagaggaagaatcACGGCATTGAAGAGGAATCAGGACAGACCAGGGTTGCCAATGAAGAAGCTGCAGGAAGCAAAGAAATCATCGGGGATCAGATGGATGTGGACAACGCAGATGCAGCTGGAGAACTTGTAGGTCCGATTCCTCCTCTGCCGGATGCTCAAGTGGATAATGATGGAGCTTCAGTTGAACAGAGTACTTCTAACGCTAAGAGTGGTGAGAACGTTGCCATGAATGAGGGAGCTGTTGACAAGGTTGATTCGTCCAAATTAGATGGTCAAGACAATACCAATGGTAGCATGGATGTTGATGCTGGTAGCCAGGAAGAGGGAAACAATGTTCCTGCCGCTCCTGATGCTACAATTGTAGATGTAGGGAACACACCTGTATCTTCAGATCAAGCTGTCTCGAATGAAGAGAGTGACGTGGTCCCTGAATGA